A genomic window from Candidatus Scalindua japonica includes:
- a CDS encoding CIA30 family protein: protein MKRVMFYFSLIVIILLSFKPETLAKEAYKSMDNQECLIFDFNNSDETEDWRILNDGVMGGLSQSQIDYSDSNTAIFKGTVSLENNGGFASTRTIPRPYDLDGYNGILLRVKGDGRIYQLRLRTSDRLDGVSYRYPFATEADTWMKVSIPFHECVPVFRGRILEDVEPIRPEEIQQIGFLISNKQAGEFQLEIDWIKAYTQKQDNFNFP from the coding sequence ATGAAAAGAGTTATGTTTTATTTTTCACTAATTGTAATAATACTCTTATCTTTTAAACCAGAAACCTTGGCAAAAGAAGCATACAAAAGCATGGATAATCAGGAATGTCTCATATTTGACTTCAATAATTCAGATGAAACTGAAGATTGGCGGATTCTAAACGATGGAGTTATGGGTGGGCTCTCACAAAGCCAAATCGATTATAGCGACAGCAACACAGCCATTTTTAAAGGAACCGTTTCTCTTGAGAATAACGGTGGCTTTGCATCAACGCGAACAATACCTCGTCCATATGATTTGGATGGCTACAATGGGATTCTGCTTCGAGTAAAAGGAGATGGGAGAATATACCAATTACGGTTACGAACAAGTGACCGCCTCGATGGAGTATCTTATCGATATCCGTTCGCAACAGAAGCTGATACCTGGATGAAAGTATCCATTCCATTTCATGAGTGTGTACCGGTTTTCAGAGGGCGTATTCTTGAAGACGTAGAACCTATTCGTCCTGAAGAAATTCAACAGATTGGTTTCCTGATATCCAATAAACAAGCAGGTGAATTTCAACTTGAGATTGATTGGATTAAAGCATATACACAGAAGCAAGATAATTTCAACTTTCCTTGA
- a CDS encoding multiheme c-type cytochrome, which produces MNLLKTCTLVVFFSVYCVLHAGNASASTEPDYLGELEYTGAEADKASADGIGGPGLEPITREMHERARNYYSEVYPSAAARALYSDHVGLEKGAGPWQDFYKPKPLHMYWFPSRHYVRPEGTYYDQLLEKYKADQCIECHEKVTPGIVHDWRASTHADPKKSDFFAIRTRQIEELIERDLDKVDCSECHGKDHNELHMPTPDICGNCHPKQVNEYLDEMEYGRPNHVDTFTANVVPPWYPELARQGYLTSMFGCDYCHGTTEKCDICHTRHKFTAAEGRRPEACVSCHMGFDHPDAESYMESKMGMIYHMEGEEWDWDKPLGEIVPGKDYRTPTCQYCHMYQEEGKFTHTLAAKGIWRMGTVPPKSVEFKSSLKDYPYGVKLPPLDYKLDIYSEANRKKREQWIEMCSNCHSPRWGRLYLENLDDMMFEMWKMQDRAHLIMDGLAAANAFDPPVSERDPFPMGEVLADALGPGLLGEGIYNAFKTTGGKVPVYGPILGVYTVFMAGRNNPSHIENIYTNLWFGDKAHAYKGTAHVQQDISWWYGASKVFQRVNEMESEAQKLYRALETDKLLGKNERKRSAGLVGGIIVFAGLVLAGFVVVFRVRKKD; this is translated from the coding sequence ATGAATCTTCTAAAAACGTGTACGTTAGTAGTTTTCTTTTCGGTTTATTGTGTGTTGCACGCGGGAAATGCAAGTGCATCAACAGAACCGGATTATTTAGGTGAATTGGAATATACAGGCGCTGAAGCCGACAAAGCATCCGCAGACGGTATTGGAGGTCCCGGGTTAGAGCCTATTACCAGGGAAATGCATGAAAGGGCCAGGAATTATTATAGCGAGGTTTATCCATCTGCTGCGGCAAGAGCTCTGTATAGTGACCATGTTGGATTGGAAAAAGGTGCGGGACCTTGGCAGGATTTTTACAAGCCTAAGCCGTTACATATGTACTGGTTCCCTTCAAGGCATTATGTAAGACCGGAAGGGACATATTATGATCAACTTCTTGAAAAGTACAAGGCTGACCAGTGTATTGAGTGTCACGAAAAGGTCACACCTGGTATTGTTCATGACTGGAGGGCATCAACACATGCTGATCCGAAAAAGAGCGACTTTTTTGCTATAAGAACAAGGCAGATTGAAGAGCTTATTGAGAGAGATCTGGATAAAGTTGATTGCAGCGAGTGTCACGGTAAAGACCATAACGAGCTTCATATGCCCACACCGGATATCTGTGGTAATTGTCATCCTAAACAGGTAAATGAATATTTAGATGAAATGGAGTATGGGCGTCCTAATCATGTAGACACCTTTACTGCTAATGTTGTACCACCATGGTATCCGGAATTAGCCAGGCAGGGTTATCTGACATCAATGTTCGGTTGTGACTACTGTCACGGGACAACTGAAAAATGTGATATATGCCACACAAGGCATAAGTTTACTGCCGCAGAAGGAAGAAGACCGGAAGCGTGTGTCAGCTGCCATATGGGATTTGACCATCCTGACGCTGAGTCATATATGGAGTCAAAGATGGGAATGATTTATCATATGGAAGGAGAGGAGTGGGACTGGGATAAGCCGCTCGGCGAGATAGTACCAGGTAAGGATTACAGGACACCGACCTGTCAATACTGCCATATGTATCAGGAAGAAGGAAAATTCACTCATACACTTGCCGCAAAAGGTATATGGCGAATGGGTACCGTTCCGCCAAAAAGTGTGGAATTTAAATCTTCATTAAAGGATTATCCTTATGGAGTAAAGCTACCGCCTCTCGATTACAAGCTTGATATATATTCAGAAGCAAATAGAAAGAAGAGAGAACAGTGGATTGAGATGTGCTCAAATTGTCATAGTCCACGATGGGGCAGGCTCTATCTTGAGAATCTGGACGACATGATGTTTGAGATGTGGAAGATGCAGGACAGGGCGCATCTGATTATGGATGGTTTAGCTGCGGCCAATGCATTTGACCCTCCGGTATCAGAACGTGATCCATTCCCGATGGGCGAAGTCCTTGCGGACGCGCTGGGCCCTGGATTGCTGGGTGAAGGTATTTATAATGCGTTTAAAACCACTGGAGGAAAAGTGCCTGTATATGGTCCAATTCTCGGTGTATACACTGTCTTTATGGCGGGAAGAAATAACCCGTCTCACATTGAGAATATATACACAAACCTGTGGTTTGGTGATAAGGCTCATGCTTATAAAGGTACCGCACACGTTCAACAGGATATTTCATGGTGGTACGGTGCATCAAAAGTATTCCAGAGAGTAAACGAAATGGAAAGTGAGGCACAGAAGCTTTATCGTGCTCTGGAAACTGACAAGTTGTTAGGTAAAAATGAAAGAAAAAGATCTGCGGGATTGGTTGGCGGTATTATTGTTTTCGCCGGACTTGTACTCGCTGGATTTGTCGTAGTCTTCAGAGTGAGAAAGAAAGATTGA
- a CDS encoding lipocalin family protein: protein MKKISMALVLFLMGCVGIPENVQPVDNFKLEKYLGKWYEIARLDHSFERGLVRITADYSLRDDGGVRVLNRGYSAEENRWKEAEGKAYFVKGSDQGYLKVSFFGPFYGSYIVFELDHENYQYSLVSGPNKSYFWLLARSPKIKEETKDRLLTKAAALGFDTNKLIYVEHE, encoded by the coding sequence ATGAAAAAAATATCAATGGCATTGGTTTTATTCTTGATGGGGTGTGTTGGGATACCTGAAAATGTGCAGCCCGTTGATAATTTCAAGTTAGAAAAATATCTGGGTAAATGGTACGAAATTGCAAGACTGGACCATTCATTTGAACGAGGCCTGGTCAGAATAACAGCAGATTACAGTTTGCGGGATGACGGTGGTGTCAGAGTATTAAACCGCGGTTATTCTGCTGAAGAAAACAGATGGAAGGAAGCTGAAGGGAAGGCCTATTTTGTAAAAGGGTCTGATCAGGGTTATCTGAAGGTTTCTTTCTTTGGCCCCTTTTATGGTTCTTATATCGTGTTTGAACTTGACCATGAGAATTATCAATATTCACTTGTATCCGGTCCCAACAAATCCTATTTCTGGCTTCTGGCGAGAAGCCCAAAAATCAAAGAAGAGACAAAAGATCGCCTTTTAACAAAAGCTGCAGCATTGGGTTTTGATACGAATAAACTAATATATGTAGAACATGAGTAG
- a CDS encoding multiheme c-type cytochrome: protein MGSGKCIRCHTGLTAPYVERWKRVKFESFNVIKEAPDFIKGDEEYRKKCYECHTSGYNKETGTYEEEGITCEACHGPGEVYAFFMDRGQATEGQKIAKITPAYNKCGGTEGCHRSRRHEIRVKFFRESKEHDPYEWFKPKYQRIVSEAEKKRQSDGAEEIYHELPKDKTIFVK from the coding sequence ATGGGTAGCGGGAAATGCATCAGGTGTCACACAGGGCTTACCGCTCCGTATGTCGAAAGATGGAAGAGGGTAAAATTCGAAAGCTTTAATGTAATCAAAGAAGCTCCTGATTTCATCAAAGGAGACGAGGAGTATAGGAAGAAATGTTATGAATGCCACACTAGCGGCTACAATAAAGAGACGGGAACATATGAAGAAGAGGGTATTACCTGTGAGGCTTGCCACGGTCCAGGTGAGGTATATGCGTTTTTTATGGATAGAGGTCAGGCAACTGAGGGTCAGAAGATTGCTAAAATCACTCCTGCCTATAACAAATGTGGAGGAACAGAAGGCTGCCATAGAAGCAGGAGACATGAGATACGAGTGAAATTTTTCAGAGAGAGTAAAGAGCATGATCCTTATGAATGGTTTAAACCGAAGTATCAGCGTATTGTAAGCGAGGCAGAGAAGAAGAGGCAGAGCGATGGCGCAGAAGAGATTTACCATGAACTCCCTAAGGATAAAACAATATTTGTCAAATGA
- a CDS encoding sirohydrochlorin chelatase, with the protein MKALLLVAHGSRRQQSNDEVVLLADKLRKKCFMHYDIVNAAFLELAEVLIPDGIKKCIDEGASSIVVLPYFLNSGRHVIEDIPNIVNDTIKNHPDVDIRIAPHLGASDLMMELLIASANSTKQS; encoded by the coding sequence ATGAAAGCGTTATTACTTGTAGCTCACGGCAGCCGACGTCAACAGTCTAACGATGAAGTTGTTTTACTTGCAGATAAACTGAGAAAGAAATGTTTTATGCACTACGATATCGTTAATGCCGCATTTCTAGAACTGGCAGAAGTTTTAATACCTGATGGAATTAAAAAATGTATCGATGAAGGAGCATCGTCTATTGTTGTCTTACCATATTTTCTAAATTCAGGTAGACATGTAATTGAAGACATTCCAAATATTGTCAACGACACCATTAAAAATCACCCTGATGTTGATATTAGAATTGCTCCCCACCTTGGTGCTTCAGATTTAATGATGGAGTTGTTGATTGCATCAGCTAATTCAACAAAGCAAAGTTAA
- a CDS encoding pyrimidine dimer DNA glycosylase/endonuclease V, with protein sequence MRIWSIHPGYLDSKGLIALWRECLLAQNVLQGNTKGYKNHPQLTRFKNTNNPIGAIACYLTYVADEADRRGYNFNRSKIGTRRNKNQIIVTSGQVDYEFKHLLRKLKERDPYLYNQLTIIRRIKIHPIFKKIKGSIEEWEIL encoded by the coding sequence ATGAGAATCTGGTCTATACATCCTGGTTATTTAGATTCTAAGGGATTGATAGCACTATGGAGAGAATGCCTTCTTGCCCAGAATGTTTTACAGGGAAATACGAAGGGATATAAGAACCATCCTCAATTAACCAGGTTTAAAAACACCAATAATCCAATTGGCGCCATTGCATGTTATTTAACCTATGTGGCAGATGAGGCCGACAGAAGAGGTTATAACTTCAACCGAAGCAAAATTGGAACGAGACGAAATAAAAATCAAATTATTGTCACAAGTGGTCAGGTTGATTATGAATTCAAGCATCTATTAAGAAAACTAAAAGAAAGAGACCCTTATTTATATAATCAGTTAACAATAATTCGTAGAATCAAAATCCATCCGATTTTCAAAAAGATAAAAGGAAGTATTGAAGAATGGGAAATATTGTAA